The following are encoded in a window of Sphaerisporangium siamense genomic DNA:
- a CDS encoding transposase produces MIDLSGLVRGFVGLLRPPEGNADRLDAWIASTKAADLLHLHAFILDLDQNRDAVCAAVTLPFSNGDSEGVHTKIKRIMRQMHYRVGFVGLRHCIVLA; encoded by the coding sequence GTGATCGATTTGTCCGGGCTCGTCCGTGGCTTCGTTGGCCTGCTACGGCCACCTGAGGGCAATGCCGATCGTCTGGATGCGTGGATCGCCAGTACCAAGGCCGCCGATCTCCTTCATCTGCACGCCTTCATCCTCGACCTTGACCAGAACCGCGACGCTGTCTGCGCAGCCGTCACCTTGCCGTTCAGCAACGGCGACAGCGAAGGCGTGCACACCAAGATCAAGCGGATCATGCGCCAGATGCACTACCGGGTCGGCTTCGTCGGGCTCCGCCACTGCATCGTCTTGGCCTAA
- a CDS encoding methyltransferase yields MEGRHEEDSATVDGRASASFLIDEALMFYYTAALRAIAATGVADHLADGPRTVEDLARRTGVNTQSLYRALRVSATRGIFEELDDGRFRLTPTGDALRTDAALSARAAVLMLTDQSMWRPAGEMERCLQRGGPAFDDIFGMPFFDYFAQDQATAAIFHHGMAAMSAQENAPIAAACEFPDSGVVVDVGGGQGGLLLEVLGRRDGLRGVLFDAEHVLRHHLLDVAEAGGRWELAVGDFFTGVPKGDVYLLKRILHDWEDDQCVTILRNCRTAMRPGGRILVIDAVVPPGNAPHQAKLVDLLLMASLVGRERTAQEFSQLFEAADLQLSRVVPTGTVLSIVEATPKDPNG; encoded by the coding sequence ATGGAAGGCCGCCACGAAGAGGACAGCGCGACCGTCGACGGCCGGGCGTCGGCGTCCTTCCTGATCGACGAAGCACTCATGTTCTATTACACGGCCGCCCTGCGGGCCATAGCCGCGACCGGCGTGGCAGATCATCTCGCGGACGGTCCGCGTACCGTCGAAGACCTGGCCCGGCGTACAGGTGTCAACACGCAGAGCCTGTACCGGGCCCTGCGGGTGTCGGCGACCCGCGGGATCTTCGAGGAGTTGGACGACGGCCGGTTCCGCCTCACCCCTACGGGGGACGCGCTGCGCACGGACGCGGCCCTGTCAGCGCGGGCGGCCGTACTGATGCTCACGGACCAGTCGATGTGGCGGCCCGCCGGCGAGATGGAACGCTGCCTGCAGCGGGGCGGCCCGGCGTTCGACGACATCTTCGGCATGCCGTTCTTCGACTATTTCGCACAAGATCAGGCGACGGCGGCCATCTTCCACCATGGGATGGCGGCCATGTCCGCCCAGGAGAACGCGCCGATCGCCGCGGCCTGCGAATTCCCCGACTCGGGAGTCGTCGTCGACGTCGGCGGCGGCCAGGGCGGGCTGCTGCTGGAGGTGCTGGGCCGGAGGGACGGGCTGCGGGGTGTGCTCTTCGACGCCGAGCACGTCCTGCGGCACCACCTGCTGGACGTGGCGGAGGCCGGTGGCCGCTGGGAACTGGCCGTGGGGGACTTCTTCACCGGGGTCCCCAAAGGGGACGTCTACCTGCTGAAGCGCATCCTGCACGACTGGGAGGACGACCAGTGCGTGACCATTCTGCGCAACTGCCGTACGGCGATGCGGCCGGGCGGGCGGATCCTGGTCATCGACGCGGTCGTTCCCCCCGGCAACGCCCCGCACCAGGCGAAGCTCGTCGACCTTCTGCTGATGGCTTCTCTCGTCGGTCGTGAGCGCACGGCGCAGGAGTTCTCTCAGCTTTTCGAGGCGGCCGATCTGCAGCTGTCCCGCGTCGTCCCCACCGGTACCGTCCTGTCCATCGTGGAGGCGACTCCGAAGGACCCGAACGGCTGA
- a CDS encoding flavoprotein, with protein sequence MRTEERTPDPSRRQLTSWHPQAHSQAVPTPRAAPLRRRGSLQSASQETLDAIIVAPATYNTIDEFAQGIADTYALGILSEAPPSASRPSCCPLWTRLSQAEPRSAAASTTQGRSRRTCRTPGHRRTRTAPPSHRSPASGRAVAPMQHDDRRGVADVPL encoded by the coding sequence GTGCGAACGGAGGAGAGGACGCCGGATCCCTCCCGCCGTCAGCTCACTTCCTGGCACCCGCAAGCGCACTCTCAGGCCGTACCAACTCCGCGGGCTGCTCCTCTGCGGCGTCGAGGTTCACTGCAATCCGCCTCACAGGAGACGCTCGACGCCATCATCGTGGCCCCCGCCACCTACAACACCATCGACGAATTCGCCCAGGGCATCGCCGACACCTACGCCCTCGGCATCCTCTCCGAAGCCCCACCCTCGGCATCCCGGCCGTCATGCTGCCCTTTGTGGACTCGGCTCTCGCAGGCAGAGCCCCGTTCCGCCGCAGCATCAACGACTCAAGGCCGGTCCCGGCGGACGTGCAGGACTCCGGGCCACCGCCGCACGCGCACCGCGCCGCCCTCACACCGTTCGCCGGCCTCTGGTCGCGCCGTCGCCCCCATGCAGCACGACGATCGTCGGGGGGTGGCCGATGTTCCGCTGTAG
- a CDS encoding DUF6461 domain-containing protein encodes MWPCPTHLALYDETEEGCSHRIPVEPVTDGTSHHSERPIVVGDRRATTDVYAWWSQSGWAPAAFCFTFIAGLAPEEVLSRLGLTEDSEQEGFATIEVGRAPGGSIMVEDGSAGILRDVVHTLSQGTSIASVERSVNHHSRFIHAADGHIVARLVPMFAHWSDSTDPERLKQDLEELGMLWDFDSDPEVFPPYIEGALALAERRTGVRLEPSHLQPGGLPHRASIARYYESPEGTFPELA; translated from the coding sequence ATGTGGCCGTGTCCCACGCACCTGGCCCTGTACGACGAGACGGAAGAAGGGTGCAGTCACCGAATTCCTGTCGAGCCGGTCACAGATGGGACGAGCCATCATTCCGAGCGGCCGATCGTCGTCGGCGACCGCAGAGCGACCACGGACGTTTACGCATGGTGGAGCCAGTCTGGATGGGCGCCGGCAGCGTTCTGTTTCACCTTCATAGCCGGCCTTGCGCCTGAAGAGGTGCTAAGCCGGCTGGGACTCACCGAGGACTCCGAACAGGAGGGTTTCGCCACCATAGAAGTCGGCCGCGCGCCCGGTGGATCGATCATGGTGGAGGACGGCAGTGCCGGGATCTTGCGCGACGTGGTGCACACTCTCTCGCAAGGCACGTCGATCGCCAGCGTTGAGCGCAGTGTTAACCATCACTCCCGCTTCATCCATGCAGCAGATGGCCACATCGTCGCCCGGCTGGTCCCGATGTTCGCCCACTGGAGCGACAGTACCGACCCTGAACGGCTGAAGCAGGACCTCGAAGAGTTGGGCATGCTCTGGGACTTCGACTCGGACCCCGAGGTCTTCCCGCCTTACATTGAGGGCGCTCTGGCGCTCGCTGAACGACGTACCGGAGTCCGACTGGAACCCAGCCACCTCCAGCCCGGCGGCTTACCTCACCGCGCCTCCATCGCCCGCTACTACGAAAGCCCTGAAGGTACATTTCCAGAGCTGGCTTGA
- a CDS encoding class I SAM-dependent methyltransferase, with amino-acid sequence MVELDPGNTAITEEAVRVAGLSQVEVITADAALTDYYRDMVPADVVLVRGLFGNISDEDIEHTVDTCRQLCRTGGVVIWTRHLERPCPCWSCREFSRQRARQPQADLD; translated from the coding sequence TTGGTCGAACTAGACCCGGGCAACACCGCGATCACCGAAGAGGCGGTGCGAGTTGCGGGGCTCTCACAGGTCGAGGTGATCACAGCCGATGCCGCGCTTACCGACTATTACCGGGACATGGTGCCGGCAGATGTCGTGCTCGTCCGCGGCTTGTTCGGCAACATCAGTGACGAAGACATCGAGCACACCGTCGACACCTGCCGCCAATTGTGCAGGACCGGCGGTGTGGTGATCTGGACTCGGCATCTGGAGCGGCCTTGTCCATGTTGGTCATGCCGCGAATTCTCTCGCCAACGGGCCCGGCAGCCGCAGGCCGACCTTGATTGA
- a CDS encoding MazG-like family protein, with protein sequence MTEQWQILASLVDWLNRSNGTGDHEIAIRVMKVGEEFGEAVAAYVGMTGQNPRKGVTHSVEDVAGELVDVAVTALVALHSFTDDPQAVFEAKLARIADRATAAEESP encoded by the coding sequence GTGACCGAACAGTGGCAGATCCTCGCGTCCCTCGTTGACTGGTTGAACCGCAGTAACGGCACCGGGGACCACGAGATCGCCATCCGCGTCATGAAGGTGGGGGAGGAGTTCGGTGAAGCGGTCGCGGCCTATGTCGGCATGACCGGTCAGAATCCGCGGAAAGGAGTCACCCACTCCGTCGAGGATGTGGCGGGCGAACTGGTCGACGTCGCCGTTACGGCCCTGGTCGCACTGCACTCCTTCACCGACGATCCGCAGGCGGTGTTCGAGGCGAAGCTTGCTCGGATCGCTGATCGAGCTACCGCGGCGGAGGAGTCGCCTTGA
- a CDS encoding helix-turn-helix domain-containing protein: MGPLEPTLTDLVTGKIASVATEAGELRIYLEAIGTEPPRPVLLIAGTAALARPAVSLASHAGGIVAALCRAREAAQASRAYRDKAHRVRLALAMTLLTGDVTLARRISTGAVPPLLNASRLRVCILQCPPAERDHIAWAHEDASGYHGRGLMVRCPVYDEHLISLAGEDEDEEPGADRRGLPGLLRSLADDRRYLLGISRPHPLAATARAYQEALHALAAAGGGASRAAVFQGEPSLEEVLPREAARHWARRLLAPLDAAPRLTVDVLALVLQLPRSGVANLLGISRNTVTAHLRRAEEALGLDLDDVGCRATLSLALKITGPGSGDSPEPAALPDFARALRGQAAHQWAEGFLQPLDKHTHRCDLHTTLKAWIEAGIDAQETAHRLGISRNTVRAHLITAQHLLNRDLLSGGPGVYDLAHALHITGHIAIPALLP; encoded by the coding sequence TTGGGACCGCTGGAACCGACGCTCACAGACCTGGTCACCGGGAAGATCGCATCAGTCGCCACGGAAGCCGGAGAGCTTCGGATCTACCTGGAGGCCATCGGCACTGAGCCACCACGCCCGGTGCTGCTGATCGCCGGCACCGCGGCTCTGGCTCGCCCGGCCGTGTCGCTGGCCTCGCACGCCGGCGGCATCGTCGCGGCCCTGTGCCGTGCCCGGGAGGCCGCCCAGGCGTCCCGGGCCTACCGGGACAAGGCCCACCGGGTGCGGCTGGCCTTGGCCATGACGCTACTGACAGGTGATGTCACGCTGGCCCGCAGGATCAGCACCGGCGCCGTCCCGCCGCTGCTCAACGCGAGCCGCCTGCGGGTCTGCATCCTGCAGTGCCCGCCGGCGGAGCGTGATCACATCGCGTGGGCGCATGAGGACGCCTCGGGCTATCACGGCCGCGGCCTGATGGTGCGCTGCCCGGTCTACGACGAACACCTCATCAGCCTCGCCGGAGAAGACGAGGACGAGGAGCCTGGAGCCGACCGGCGCGGCCTGCCAGGACTGTTGCGAAGCCTGGCGGACGATCGGCGGTACCTGCTGGGCATCAGCCGACCCCACCCTCTGGCCGCGACGGCGCGGGCCTACCAGGAGGCCCTGCACGCCCTGGCCGCCGCCGGCGGCGGCGCCTCCCGGGCGGCGGTCTTCCAAGGCGAGCCGTCCCTGGAGGAGGTCCTGCCGCGCGAGGCGGCCCGCCACTGGGCCCGCCGCCTGCTCGCTCCGCTGGACGCGGCCCCCCGGCTGACCGTCGACGTGCTCGCTTTGGTCCTGCAGTTACCCCGCTCCGGGGTCGCGAACCTGCTGGGCATCAGCCGCAACACCGTCACAGCTCACCTCAGGCGCGCCGAGGAGGCGCTCGGGCTGGACCTGGACGACGTGGGTTGCCGCGCCACACTGTCCCTGGCGCTGAAGATCACTGGTCCCGGCTCCGGCGACAGCCCGGAGCCGGCGGCCCTGCCCGACTTCGCCCGGGCACTACGCGGACAAGCCGCTCACCAATGGGCCGAAGGGTTCCTCCAACCGCTGGACAAGCACACCCATCGCTGCGACCTGCACACGACGCTGAAGGCGTGGATCGAGGCCGGCATCGACGCGCAGGAGACCGCCCACCGCCTCGGGATCAGCCGCAACACCGTCAGAGCTCACCTCATCACCGCGCAACACCTGCTCAACCGAGACCTCCTGTCGGGCGGTCCCGGCGTCTACGACCTCGCCCACGCCCTCCACATCACCGGCCATATCGCAATTCCCGCACTTTTGCCGTGA
- a CDS encoding PadR family transcriptional regulator, with translation MTSSHDPQLLKGVLSALLLRLLAERESYGYEVVQRLHETGFADVLEGTVYPALARLEREGRLATRLVPSPSGPARKYYRLTPDGHEYLRAATDMWNRHVDGVNAVLHRPLPNDPEGTPT, from the coding sequence GTGACCTCAAGCCATGACCCGCAATTGCTGAAGGGAGTCCTGTCGGCGCTGCTGCTGCGGCTGCTCGCCGAGCGGGAGTCCTACGGGTACGAGGTGGTGCAGCGGCTGCACGAAACAGGGTTCGCCGACGTACTGGAAGGCACGGTGTATCCGGCGCTGGCCCGGCTGGAGCGGGAGGGGCGGCTGGCCACGCGGCTCGTCCCGTCACCGAGCGGGCCCGCGCGCAAGTACTACCGGCTGACCCCGGACGGCCACGAATACCTGCGGGCCGCGACCGACATGTGGAACCGGCACGTGGACGGCGTCAACGCGGTCCTGCACAGACCACTCCCCAACGACCCGGAAGGGACGCCGACATGA
- a CDS encoding serine hydrolase domain-containing protein, producing the protein MSVAAATAAVLLLATVSPATPAGAAAIGDVQKAMEELAEAPGVVGAIGGAYVDGKPVGSGTAGSRLLNGKGGTIPADSRFRIGSLTKMMVATVLLRLVEEGRIGLDDELADLLPEVAADGLVERAGEITVQQLVRHTSGIPDWFSRSGSAEPAFDVFDFTTYYRPIDIVKMTRSLPRTGEPGETFTYSNTNYTLIGMIIEKVTGHTLAHELDRRLFRPLGMTRTYQVTKPPEGIKGPHGHGYHPDSTGALRDMHRFNASWGNGAGGVVSTTRDVSTFQRALDQGRLLPPSLQEVLTGRPRGSAQQGTGSCMDELKMFGGSAPGYIALTLFSDDGRRQFVISVTRSTYDDDAIIPAMVKAGEAILCPAA; encoded by the coding sequence ATGTCCGTTGCCGCCGCGACCGCGGCCGTCCTGCTGCTGGCCACCGTCTCACCCGCGACACCCGCCGGCGCCGCCGCGATCGGCGACGTCCAGAAGGCCATGGAGGAGCTCGCCGAGGCGCCCGGCGTCGTGGGCGCGATCGGCGGCGCGTACGTGGACGGCAAGCCCGTCGGCAGTGGCACCGCCGGGTCACGGCTGCTCAACGGCAAGGGCGGCACGATCCCTGCGGACTCCCGCTTCCGCATCGGCTCGCTGACCAAGATGATGGTGGCCACCGTGCTCCTCCGGCTCGTCGAGGAGGGCAGGATCGGCCTGGACGACGAACTCGCCGACCTGCTGCCCGAGGTGGCCGCCGACGGGCTGGTGGAACGAGCCGGCGAGATCACCGTCCAGCAGCTGGTCCGGCACACCTCCGGCATCCCCGACTGGTTCTCCCGGAGCGGCTCAGCCGAACCGGCGTTCGACGTCTTCGACTTCACCACCTACTACCGGCCCATCGACATCGTGAAGATGACGCGGAGCCTGCCGCGCACCGGCGAGCCGGGCGAGACGTTCACCTACTCCAACACCAACTACACGCTCATCGGCATGATCATCGAGAAGGTGACCGGGCACACCCTGGCCCACGAGCTCGATCGGCGTCTGTTCCGCCCGCTCGGCATGACCCGCACCTACCAGGTCACCAAGCCCCCGGAGGGCATCAAGGGCCCGCACGGGCACGGCTACCACCCCGACTCCACCGGCGCCCTGCGCGACATGCACCGCTTCAACGCCAGCTGGGGCAACGGCGCCGGCGGCGTCGTCTCGACCACGCGCGACGTCAGCACCTTCCAGCGGGCCTTGGACCAGGGCAGGCTGCTGCCGCCGTCGCTGCAGGAAGTGCTCACCGGCCGCCCCCGTGGCAGCGCGCAACAGGGCACGGGCTCGTGCATGGACGAGCTGAAAATGTTCGGCGGCTCGGCGCCCGGCTACATCGCACTCACCCTCTTCTCGGACGACGGCCGGCGGCAGTTCGTCATCTCCGTCACGCGGAGCACCTACGACGACGACGCCATCATCCCCGCGATGGTCAAAGCCGGCGAAGCCATCCTCTGCCCGGCCGCCTGA